The following are encoded in a window of Citrobacter freundii genomic DNA:
- the mak gene encoding fructokinase, with product MRIGIDLGGTKTEVIALSDAGEQLFRHRLPTPRDDYRQTIETIAALVDMAEKATGQTGTVGMGIPGSISPYTGVVKNANSTWLNGQPFDKDLSVRLNREVRLANDANCLAVSEAVDGAAAGAQTVFAVIIGTGCGSGVAFNGRAHIGGNGTAGEWGHNPLPWMDEDELRYRQEVPCYCGKQGCIETFISGTGFATDYHRLSGNKLKGSDIIRLVSEGDALAEQALRRYELRLAKSLAHVVNILDPDVIVLGGGMSNVDRLYQTVPSLIKQFVFGSECETPLRKALHGDSSGVRGAAWLWPQG from the coding sequence GTGCGTATAGGAATCGATTTAGGTGGTACCAAAACAGAAGTTATCGCGCTGAGTGATGCGGGGGAGCAACTTTTCCGCCATCGCCTGCCCACGCCGCGTGATGACTACCGGCAAACCATAGAAACTATTGCCGCACTGGTGGATATGGCGGAAAAAGCCACCGGACAGACCGGAACCGTTGGTATGGGGATCCCCGGATCGATTTCCCCTTACACGGGGGTGGTGAAGAATGCCAACTCAACCTGGCTCAATGGGCAGCCTTTTGACAAAGACTTAAGCGTGCGTCTGAACCGGGAGGTCCGTCTGGCTAACGATGCTAACTGCCTGGCGGTCTCTGAAGCGGTAGACGGCGCTGCGGCGGGCGCGCAAACGGTGTTCGCGGTGATTATCGGTACCGGCTGCGGCTCCGGGGTGGCGTTCAATGGTCGGGCGCATATCGGCGGCAACGGTACTGCGGGCGAGTGGGGGCATAATCCGCTGCCGTGGATGGACGAAGATGAATTGCGCTATCGGCAGGAAGTACCGTGTTACTGCGGGAAGCAAGGTTGTATTGAAACCTTCATCTCCGGGACCGGGTTCGCCACGGATTATCATCGCCTGAGCGGTAATAAACTGAAAGGTAGCGATATTATTCGGCTGGTGAGCGAAGGTGATGCGCTGGCGGAGCAGGCGTTACGCCGCTATGAATTGCGCCTGGCAAAATCGTTGGCTCATGTGGTGAACATCCTTGACCCGGACGTCATCGTGCTGGGGGGCGGGATGAGTAATGTCGACAGGTTGTATCAGACCGTTCCGTCATTGATTAAACAGTTCGTCTTTGGCAGTGAGTGTGAAACGCCTTTACGCAAGGCGTTGCACGGTGATTCCAGTGGGGTTCGCGGTGCGGCCTGGCTGTGGCCGCAGGGGTAA
- the rdgC gene encoding recombination-associated protein RdgC, which yields MLWFKNLMVYRLSRDVSLRAEEMEKQLASMTFTPCGSQDMAKMGWVPPMGSHSDALTHSNNGQIIICARKEEKILPSPVIKQALEAKIFKLEAEQGRKLKKTEKDSLKDEVLHSLLPRAFSRFSQTMMWIDTVNDLIIVDCASAKKAEDTLALLRKSLGSLPVVPLTLENPIELTLTEWVRSGTTAQGFQLLDEAELKAMLEDGGVIRAKKQDLVSDEIAVHIEAGKVVTKLALDWQQRIQFLMCDDGSIKRLKFCDELRDQNEDIDREDYGQRFDADFILMTGELAALIKSLVEGLGGEAQR from the coding sequence ATGCTGTGGTTCAAAAATTTAATGGTTTACCGTCTTAGCCGCGATGTTTCTTTGCGCGCCGAAGAGATGGAAAAACAGCTTGCCTCAATGACGTTTACCCCTTGTGGTAGCCAGGATATGGCAAAAATGGGCTGGGTTCCGCCGATGGGATCGCACAGCGACGCATTGACGCATTCTAACAATGGCCAAATTATTATCTGCGCCCGCAAAGAAGAAAAAATTCTGCCGTCGCCGGTGATCAAGCAGGCGCTGGAAGCCAAAATCTTCAAGCTGGAAGCTGAGCAGGGTCGCAAACTCAAGAAGACCGAGAAAGACTCGCTGAAAGATGAAGTGTTGCACTCCTTGCTGCCGCGTGCCTTTAGCCGCTTTAGCCAGACAATGATGTGGATAGACACCGTTAATGATTTGATCATCGTCGACTGTGCGAGCGCCAAGAAAGCGGAAGATACGCTGGCACTGCTGCGTAAAAGCCTGGGCTCACTGCCGGTAGTCCCGCTGACCCTGGAAAACCCGATAGAGCTCACGCTCACTGAATGGGTCCGTTCCGGGACGACTGCGCAGGGATTCCAGTTGCTGGATGAAGCCGAACTGAAAGCTATGCTGGAAGACGGTGGTGTGATCCGGGCGAAGAAACAGGACCTGGTGAGTGATGAGATCGCCGTGCACATTGAAGCCGGAAAAGTCGTCACCAAGCTGGCTCTCGACTGGCAGCAGCGCATTCAGTTTTTGATGTGTGACGATGGCTCGATTAAGCGTCTGAAGTTCTGCGATGAGCTGCGCGACCAGAACGAAGATATCGACAGAGAAGATTACGGTCAGCGTTTTGATGCCGATTTCATCCTGATGACCGGTGAACTGGCAGCGTTGATTAAAAGCCTGGTGGAAGGATTAGGCGGCGAAGCGCAGCGCTAA